The Lewinellaceae bacterium nucleotide sequence TTGACTACACGCTGGAGATAGACGAAAAAGTGAATGTCGATGCTTTCTTCATTCCCCCGATGTTGTTGCAACCCTATATTGAAAATGCTGTCTGGCATGGCCTACGTTATAAAAAAGACAAGGGGCACCTGGAAGTAAAACTCCTCCAAAAAGATAAAGAAACCTTGCTCATCACCATCACCGACGATGGCATCGGGCGGCAAAAGTCCAGGGAGCTAAAAACTAAAAACCAACTCCTGCAGCAATCCAAGGGCATGAACAATGTCTCCTCACGGATTGCCATTTTGAATGATATGTACAAGGATAAGTTGTCGGTAAAGGTGACCGACCTTCACGAAAACGGGGCCGGCACACAGGTGGTGCTGGAGTTGAGGCGGTGAGGAAATCCACGAAATCACTTTTAAATTTTACATTTATCATTTTACATTTTGACTTAATTCCCCCACTTCCCTCATCCAAACCACCGTTTCACTCATTCCTGGTTTCATCCAAAGGGCTTTGCCCCTACCTTTGATGAAAAATCCAAGAAAATGAAATCATTAAAATCAATCTTTTCCCTGTTTTTGTGTTTTATCGTTTTGAACACGACCTCACTTTTAGCGCAAAACGACCCGATCGCCCAATCCATGGCAGTTGCCAATGAATCCGTTTCCACCGCCACCGACAAAACGATCAAGGTGGCCTTGTTACTCGATACCAGTAACAGCATGGACGGCCTCATCGACCAGGCAAAAGCGCAACTTTGGGATATCGTAAATGAACTGGCGATGGCCAAATGCGAGAACCAAAAGCCAAACCTGCAGATCGCCCTTTACGAATACGGCAACGATAACCTGCCCGCTTCGGAAGGCCATATCCGCCAGGTATTGGGATTCAGCGATGACCTGGATGACATCTCAGGAAAACTCTTTTCTTTGACGACCAATGGAGGCAATGAATTTTGCGGACAGGTCATTCAATCCTCGTTAAAACAACTCGAATGGGGCAACAACGCCAAAGACCTGAAACTGATCTTCATCGCCGGAAACGAGCCTTTCACCCAGGGTACGGTAAGTTATAAAAGTGCTGCCGAACTCGCCAACGGAAAGGATGTCACCATCAACACCATCTACTGTGGTAATTTCGAGGCAGGCATCCGCGAATCATGGAAAAACGGGGCTGACCT carries:
- a CDS encoding VWA domain-containing protein: MKSLKSIFSLFLCFIVLNTTSLLAQNDPIAQSMAVANESVSTATDKTIKVALLLDTSNSMDGLIDQAKAQLWDIVNELAMAKCENQKPNLQIALYEYGNDNLPASEGHIRQVLGFSDDLDDISGKLFSLTTNGGNEFCGQVIQSSLKQLEWGNNAKDLKLIFIAGNEPFTQGTVSYKSAAELANGKDVTINTIYCGNFEAGIRESWKNGADLTKGEYMAIDQNKVSVQIPSPYDDAILECNNRLNTTYIPYGEVGYDKMQNQKIQDSNAQGYSNANAVKRTISKSSHFYKNSSWDLVDAEQEKDFSYQKIKKDQLPEELRGKSIEELKVLVEQKRAERQTIQNEIQTLNTKRVEYVNEQKKLNNTINGLENAMISAIKKQAAKKNYKWED